A section of the Phycisphaerales bacterium genome encodes:
- a CDS encoding DUF1579 family protein, which produces MLNVKSKKRSVLFLASLSLVVSAGTLVAATLMQQSDPGGMQEKMQKAMEAYSTPGKGQKFLALRDGEWNWMWTMWMGPNGQTMSAKGEVDMDIEFGGRYLVSEIEGNIIGQPQKFKALNIVGYNNARKVFVSSMLSSEITGIDSGVGTPNADWTQIDWVQQETNPMTGKVEEYRAVEKIEGQDKFTITEYRKGPGGKEYKSVHLVFTRDHGHDHGHDHDH; this is translated from the coding sequence ATGTTGAATGTGAAAAGTAAAAAACGATCGGTTCTATTTCTTGCATCTTTATCGCTGGTTGTTTCGGCTGGCACACTCGTTGCAGCGACACTTATGCAGCAATCAGACCCAGGCGGCATGCAAGAAAAGATGCAAAAAGCGATGGAAGCCTATTCGACCCCAGGTAAGGGACAGAAGTTTCTTGCGCTCCGCGACGGTGAATGGAATTGGATGTGGACCATGTGGATGGGCCCCAATGGGCAGACCATGAGTGCCAAGGGTGAAGTGGATATGGATATTGAATTTGGTGGTCGTTACTTAGTGAGCGAGATCGAGGGCAATATTATTGGCCAGCCACAAAAGTTTAAGGCCCTTAATATTGTTGGATATAACAATGCCCGTAAGGTGTTCGTGAGTTCAATGCTCAGTAGTGAGATAACAGGAATTGATAGCGGTGTGGGTACGCCTAATGCAGATTGGACGCAGATTGATTGGGTGCAGCAGGAAACAAATCCAATGACGGGGAAGGTGGAAGAATACCGAGCTGTTGAAAAGATAGAAGGCCAAGACAAGTTCACAATTACGGAATATCGTAAAGGTCCTGGTGGTAAAGAATATAAATCAGTTCACTTGGTATTTACACGCGATCATGGCCACGACCACGGCCACGATCATGACCATTAA
- a CDS encoding 4-oxalomesaconate tautomerase — translation MDCLLMRGGTSKGPYFLARDLPSDREELSHLLLRMMGSPDARQIDGLGGGTSLTSKVCIISPSQRKDADVDYLFAQVRVKKKEVDFDANCGNMVSGVGPFALERGMVPLQEGETKVRVYNLNVGEIIHLTMQTPKGHLTYEGDTEIAGVPGRAAPIRMDFFGVAGPASGHLFPTGSPTDDINGVEVTCIDSVNPIVLIAGTSLGKTGQETKEELDKDQNLLEQLQAIRIEAGQRMGMGDVTEHVVPKIAYLSPPRDGGTICSRYFTPNKCHAAHAISGGIGIGLACVSPGTVAAPLAKGISGSEPDVLVEHCSGLLKIHLNIDLNESDPTKRIQSAGAIRTARPIMDGRVLVPEGLVP, via the coding sequence ATTGATTGTCTTTTAATGCGCGGTGGCACTTCGAAAGGGCCATACTTCCTGGCGCGTGATCTGCCGAGTGACCGGGAGGAGTTGTCACATCTGCTTTTGAGAATGATGGGCTCACCTGATGCTAGGCAAATTGATGGACTCGGTGGTGGAACCTCGCTCACCAGCAAGGTCTGCATCATCTCGCCATCGCAGCGCAAAGATGCAGATGTCGACTATCTGTTCGCACAAGTGCGTGTTAAGAAGAAAGAAGTTGACTTTGACGCAAACTGCGGAAACATGGTCAGTGGGGTTGGTCCCTTTGCGTTAGAGCGGGGCATGGTGCCGCTGCAAGAAGGTGAGACAAAAGTTCGGGTCTACAATTTGAATGTCGGTGAGATCATTCATTTAACGATGCAAACACCAAAGGGTCACTTGACCTATGAGGGTGACACAGAGATCGCAGGTGTGCCTGGTAGGGCAGCTCCGATTCGTATGGACTTTTTCGGCGTGGCAGGTCCGGCGAGTGGGCATCTGTTTCCAACAGGAAGTCCGACTGATGACATTAACGGTGTAGAGGTAACGTGTATTGACAGTGTCAATCCAATCGTCTTGATCGCAGGGACTTCTCTGGGAAAGACGGGGCAGGAGACCAAAGAAGAACTTGATAAAGATCAAAACCTCCTTGAGCAGCTGCAGGCCATACGCATCGAGGCTGGTCAGCGCATGGGGATGGGTGATGTCACAGAACATGTGGTCCCGAAGATTGCTTATTTGTCACCACCGCGCGACGGTGGCACTATTTGTTCTCGCTACTTCACGCCGAATAAGTGCCATGCAGCTCATGCCATCTCTGGTGGCATTGGTATTGGCCTGGCTTGTGTTTCACCGGGAACGGTGGCGGCCCCTTTGGCTAAGGGTATCTCAGGCAGTGAGCCAGACGTTCTTGTTGAGCATTGCTCAGGTCTATTGAAAATCCATCTAAACATCGATTTGAACGAGTCTGACCCAACAAAACGTATTCAGTCAGCCGGAGCGATTCGTACGGCCCGTCCAATTATGGATGGCCGCGTGCTGGTTCCGGAAGGATTGGTGCCCTAA